In Bifidobacterium sp. ESL0775, the following are encoded in one genomic region:
- a CDS encoding LacI family DNA-binding transcriptional regulator, whose amino-acid sequence MTVTMKDIARKSGVSTSAVSLVLSGRSDGRVSVSTAERIRAIADDYGYSPNPLAQSLRTKRTHTIGLLSNQVVTLPFPSELLAGAQKAAFDSNYLMLFIDTNNDKSKEKSAYNALLQRNVDALIVAVPDRRTVAIPELPADLPVVLLNSEPSDENKDIDSIVPDDEGGAFNATNLLISKGHKRIAYCSVDGYVATNLRMKGYLNALKRSGITFNPDLVVKAPSVQTATAIDVAIRLLSQPNRPSAVCCFCDQIGMAFYEAAGFLGFRIPDDLSIVGFDNQRFVAEALSPGLTTIELPLKKMGEWATRRVIEKLESRDDGQVSHINMKCPLIERESIAARKS is encoded by the coding sequence ATGACGGTGACCATGAAAGACATCGCACGCAAGTCCGGAGTGTCCACCTCAGCGGTTTCCTTGGTCCTCAGTGGTCGAAGCGACGGCAGAGTAAGCGTCTCCACCGCCGAACGCATTCGCGCCATAGCCGACGACTATGGATATTCTCCCAACCCTTTGGCCCAGTCCCTGCGAACAAAAAGGACGCACACCATCGGCCTGCTTTCCAACCAAGTGGTCACTCTTCCTTTCCCGAGCGAGTTGCTGGCAGGAGCACAGAAAGCCGCATTCGACAGTAATTATCTGATGCTTTTCATCGATACCAATAATGATAAAAGCAAAGAGAAAAGCGCATACAACGCTTTGTTGCAACGCAATGTCGATGCCTTAATCGTCGCCGTCCCCGACCGTAGGACCGTCGCCATTCCTGAGCTTCCTGCCGATTTGCCAGTGGTATTGCTGAACAGCGAGCCTTCCGATGAAAATAAGGACATCGACTCCATCGTTCCCGACGATGAAGGCGGAGCGTTCAATGCGACGAACCTCTTGATTTCCAAGGGACACAAGCGCATCGCATATTGCAGTGTAGATGGTTATGTCGCCACCAATCTGAGAATGAAAGGGTATCTGAACGCTCTCAAGCGATCCGGCATCACCTTCAATCCCGATCTTGTGGTGAAGGCTCCGTCGGTTCAAACGGCCACCGCAATCGATGTGGCTATCCGTCTGCTTTCCCAACCGAATCGTCCGAGCGCCGTGTGTTGCTTCTGCGATCAGATCGGCATGGCCTTCTACGAGGCTGCCGGCTTCCTTGGCTTCAGGATTCCAGATGACTTGTCAATCGTTGGTTTCGACAATCAACGATTCGTGGCGGAGGCGCTGTCGCCAGGGCTCACCACGATCGAATTGCCATTGAAGAAAATGGGCGAATGGGCCACACGAAGGGTGATTGAAAAGCTCGAGTCACGGGATGATGGTCAGGTCAGCCACATCAATATGAAATGTCCCTTGATAGAAAGGGAATCCATTGCCGCCCGTAAGTCGTGA
- a CDS encoding WYL domain-containing protein: MAEGSNGRRRFSDKWGKHELDVLAVLSSAFPQWLTSRQIAQRVKAYADSYGELADQAAKAAFAKQFQRDRAKLAAMGIAIESRQPEYSSKSEGQDFASYRLQLGDEPRVRLRFKQEDLPVLAAANYLARSMSISSSSSKHEEQHTSRTAPRVPQTPTPGLGLDSIAPGLGTQPIPDNLMKVVDQRRFAATIDVDGGHMNVAYTDSDDLAMFMLEHPGSSVVSPQEAVDAWNRRLNAAANFKLADTSQGDVRESIVTPSISKTTVNGDVDTENAKSHSKRNSSFQTGSEVDRRLRLMLFLSAHLGEEYSLEELAERFIGEPKTEDEKKKGVAVIRKDINTLTTVSDDGEMAGSQFFDIDWSLLDADGIVSATNSLGLERLAGISQQYLSMLTASVSYLAHSSLLPTQQREQAESLYVRLRQHVKPGETPWLSLTGYEVEPRSFSVVKRAISTDSLLDMEYTDGTGRTRRKLVAPSKIFVDEGVYYAAVWTDVAKAAPKDEKKFVSKDTTINKANGLPRIWQVLRLSRIEKAELVKPIAQLDIPDVPVAELRKWSFDNGTPTVFVTDKPDLPFIKTLPGATVEPCGEGEKVHLTVSSDSWFVAFAIAHARHITAVAPEPLLTMILARAHRELSLENSAEKQD, translated from the coding sequence ATGGCAGAAGGAAGCAACGGAAGGCGACGTTTTTCCGACAAGTGGGGCAAGCACGAACTGGATGTGCTCGCCGTCCTATCATCTGCGTTCCCTCAATGGTTGACTTCTCGTCAGATAGCGCAGCGGGTCAAGGCGTACGCCGATTCCTACGGCGAGCTCGCCGACCAAGCTGCGAAGGCGGCGTTCGCCAAGCAGTTCCAGCGCGACCGCGCGAAGCTGGCGGCCATGGGCATCGCCATCGAATCACGCCAACCTGAATATTCATCGAAGTCCGAGGGGCAGGATTTCGCTTCATACCGTCTGCAATTGGGCGATGAGCCCAGGGTGCGCCTCCGCTTCAAGCAGGAGGACCTGCCGGTGCTCGCCGCCGCCAATTATCTGGCGCGCTCGATGTCCATCTCCTCTTCCTCCTCTAAGCACGAGGAGCAGCACACCTCCCGCACGGCGCCGCGTGTGCCCCAGACCCCGACACCGGGTCTCGGCCTTGATTCCATCGCGCCGGGCCTTGGCACCCAGCCGATTCCCGACAATCTGATGAAGGTGGTCGACCAGCGACGCTTCGCCGCCACCATTGACGTGGACGGCGGGCACATGAACGTCGCCTACACGGATTCCGACGACCTGGCCATGTTCATGCTCGAGCATCCCGGCTCCTCGGTGGTCTCCCCTCAGGAAGCGGTGGACGCTTGGAACCGCAGGCTCAACGCCGCGGCCAATTTCAAGCTCGCCGACACCAGCCAAGGCGATGTCCGCGAAAGCATCGTCACGCCTTCCATCAGCAAGACCACGGTGAACGGCGATGTGGATACTGAGAACGCCAAGTCCCATTCGAAGCGCAATTCCTCCTTCCAGACCGGCAGCGAGGTGGACCGCAGGCTGCGGCTCATGCTCTTCCTTTCCGCCCATCTCGGCGAGGAATATTCCCTGGAGGAGCTCGCGGAGCGTTTCATCGGCGAGCCCAAGACCGAAGACGAGAAGAAGAAGGGCGTCGCCGTCATCCGCAAGGACATCAACACATTGACCACGGTCTCCGACGATGGCGAAATGGCCGGCAGCCAGTTCTTCGACATCGATTGGTCGCTCCTGGACGCCGACGGCATCGTCTCGGCCACCAACTCGCTGGGCCTCGAGCGCCTGGCCGGCATCTCGCAGCAATACCTGAGCATGCTGACCGCCTCGGTGAGCTACTTGGCCCATTCCTCATTACTGCCCACACAGCAGCGCGAGCAGGCCGAATCGCTCTACGTCCGCTTGCGCCAGCACGTCAAGCCGGGGGAGACCCCGTGGCTTTCCCTGACCGGCTATGAGGTCGAGCCCCGCAGCTTCAGCGTGGTCAAGCGCGCTATCTCCACGGATTCGCTTTTGGACATGGAATACACCGACGGCACGGGCCGCACACGCCGCAAGCTGGTGGCGCCTTCCAAGATCTTCGTGGACGAGGGCGTCTATTATGCGGCCGTCTGGACGGACGTGGCCAAGGCAGCGCCGAAGGACGAGAAGAAATTCGTCTCCAAGGACACGACCATCAACAAGGCCAACGGCCTGCCCCGCATCTGGCAGGTCCTGCGCCTCTCGCGCATCGAGAAAGCGGAGCTTGTCAAGCCCATCGCCCAGCTCGATATCCCAGATGTCCCGGTCGCGGAGCTTCGTAAATGGAGCTTCGACAACGGCACACCGACGGTGTTCGTCACCGACAAACCTGATCTGCCGTTCATCAAGACGTTGCCCGGAGCCACGGTCGAACCTTGTGGCGAGGGGGAGAAGGTGCATCTGACCGTCTCGTCGGATTCCTGGTTCGTGGCCTTCGCCATCGCCCATGCGCGCCATATCACGGCCGTCGCACCGGAACCGTTGCTGACGATGATCCTGGCCCGTGCGCATCGTGAGCTGAGCCTCGAGAACAGCGCGGAAAAGCAGGATTGA
- a CDS encoding ABC transporter substrate-binding protein translates to MATSLAMLAGVGACGSSNSSSQEDGNTLTVWWYADEGSAESKGWNQTIKVFEKKTGKKVKFERKSFEQIAKNGSQFLNSDKAPDVMESNRGNSSAGLLVTQNLLSDLGPYVKKYGWDKIVKGQNQILGKYTSKGVIGGNTWYGIPTYAEMQRVYYNDDLFAKYNIPIPNTFDEFVSALAKFKENGITPLSEAAMEYPLQQLWWQLVLSKADKKFVEDYQLYKGKVDWNSEPFTFATNTIEAWLKAGYISKDVSGLKSEDAFTGFTNGTHPIFVTGTWNHGRFMDEAKNFKWESKEWPGANVYEGGTGNILTIPRNAKHKDMAAQFINCALQPDIQNFIGNAGGIPLTYDPSAIKDPSLKVMIDDFKKVASKGVLGYYPDWAGANMYDSMSSSLQQFVNGEITGKQMLDAYKGYYDQGVKDLGILD, encoded by the coding sequence ATGGCAACGAGTCTGGCCATGTTGGCCGGTGTAGGCGCCTGCGGCTCGTCGAATTCAAGCTCGCAGGAAGACGGCAACACCCTTACGGTGTGGTGGTATGCCGATGAAGGCAGCGCCGAGTCCAAGGGATGGAACCAGACCATCAAGGTTTTCGAGAAAAAGACGGGCAAGAAGGTCAAGTTTGAGCGGAAATCGTTCGAGCAGATCGCCAAAAACGGTAGCCAGTTCCTGAACTCGGACAAGGCCCCCGATGTGATGGAGTCCAACCGAGGCAATTCGAGCGCCGGCTTGCTGGTGACCCAGAACCTGCTTTCCGACCTGGGTCCGTATGTCAAGAAATATGGCTGGGACAAGATCGTCAAGGGGCAGAACCAAATCTTGGGCAAGTACACCAGCAAGGGCGTCATCGGTGGAAACACTTGGTACGGCATCCCCACCTACGCGGAGATGCAGCGCGTGTATTACAATGATGATCTCTTCGCGAAGTACAACATCCCCATTCCCAACACTTTTGACGAGTTCGTTTCGGCTCTGGCGAAATTCAAGGAGAACGGCATCACGCCGCTTTCCGAAGCGGCCATGGAATATCCCTTGCAGCAGCTTTGGTGGCAGCTGGTCCTGAGCAAGGCAGACAAGAAGTTCGTCGAAGACTATCAGCTCTACAAAGGCAAAGTCGACTGGAACAGTGAGCCTTTCACTTTCGCGACCAACACCATCGAGGCCTGGCTCAAGGCCGGCTACATCTCCAAGGATGTATCTGGACTGAAATCCGAGGATGCGTTCACGGGATTCACCAACGGCACTCATCCGATTTTCGTCACCGGCACTTGGAACCATGGACGTTTCATGGATGAGGCCAAGAACTTCAAGTGGGAGTCCAAGGAGTGGCCGGGAGCCAATGTCTATGAAGGCGGCACCGGCAACATCCTGACCATTCCCCGCAACGCGAAGCACAAGGACATGGCCGCCCAGTTCATCAATTGCGCGCTGCAGCCTGACATCCAGAACTTCATCGGCAACGCAGGCGGCATCCCGCTGACCTATGATCCATCGGCGATCAAGGATCCCTCGTTGAAGGTGATGATCGACGATTTCAAGAAGGTCGCGAGCAAGGGCGTATTAGGCTATTACCCCGATTGGGCTGGAGCCAATATGTATGACTCCATGTCTTCCAGCCTCCAGCAGTTCGTCAACGGCGAGATAACCGGCAAGCAAATGCTTGACGCGTACAAAGGCTATTACGACCAAGGTGTCAAAGACCTTGGGATCCTCGATTAG
- a CDS encoding sugar ABC transporter permease, with protein sequence MSRLPGAHPNSFNIYLLPGLIGLLIIIIIPLLANVYISFTSWRGVGMPRWTGLTNWARILHDQDFWASFGHSLLMILAVTIIPTILGLLTSSLLSDVIQKKFSGRMASLFRGIFYIPQILPIAVATIIMGWIFRPEKGAVNEVLKAIGLGSMQRNWLGSSTWAMPVLMIILIWIQFGYPIVIFMSGLERVDPELYEAASLDGANWWRKFCTITLPEIIPELLVVLLTSTIGALKTFGPVYLLTKGGPGRQTIVPSYYSYTQFFQVQQVGYGATISTALTLVIVVFAIVFSFIQNHVEKNQD encoded by the coding sequence ATGTCCAGACTTCCAGGAGCTCATCCGAATAGTTTCAATATCTATCTGTTGCCTGGATTAATCGGATTGCTAATCATCATCATTATCCCTCTGCTGGCCAACGTATATATCAGCTTCACCAGCTGGCGCGGTGTCGGTATGCCACGATGGACCGGGTTGACCAACTGGGCCCGCATACTCCATGATCAGGATTTTTGGGCTTCGTTTGGCCATTCGCTGCTCATGATCCTCGCGGTCACCATCATTCCCACGATTCTTGGATTGCTGACCTCTTCGTTGCTTTCCGATGTCATACAGAAAAAATTCAGCGGAAGGATGGCCTCGTTGTTCAGAGGCATCTTCTACATTCCGCAGATTCTGCCCATCGCCGTAGCCACCATCATCATGGGATGGATATTCCGTCCTGAAAAAGGCGCCGTCAACGAGGTGCTCAAGGCCATCGGCCTGGGAAGCATGCAACGCAACTGGCTTGGCTCCTCGACTTGGGCGATGCCGGTCCTGATGATCATCCTCATTTGGATTCAATTCGGTTATCCCATCGTGATCTTCATGTCCGGCTTGGAACGTGTCGATCCGGAGCTTTACGAGGCCGCCTCATTGGACGGGGCGAACTGGTGGCGGAAATTCTGCACGATCACCTTGCCTGAGATTATCCCGGAATTGCTGGTCGTTCTCCTCACCTCAACCATCGGCGCCCTGAAAACGTTCGGACCAGTGTACCTGCTGACGAAGGGTGGGCCAGGCAGACAAACGATCGTTCCTTCATACTATTCGTACACGCAGTTCTTCCAAGTTCAGCAAGTTGGTTATGGCGCGACGATTTCCACGGCTTTGACGCTCGTCATCGTGGTGTTTGCCATCGTGTTCTCCTTCATACAGAACCACGTCGAGAAAAACCAGGACTGA
- a CDS encoding UTP--glucose-1-phosphate uridylyltransferase — protein sequence MKSEETRLRKRCGLEDAFEASAQKMREHNMSDVAVAQFKRLYKEWQHNDASSWIREDDVEPLQDVPSFHDVYKTIDHDQAVHAFAKTAFLKLNGGLGTSMGLDKAKSLLPVRRHKAKKMRFIDIILGQVTTARKRLDVPLPLTLMNSFRTSKDTMKVLNHSKDFHQEDIPMEIVQHQEPKIDLATGKPVEFPEDPAFEWCPPGHGDLFSTIWESGLLDILEEKGFKYLFISNSDNLGARPSRTLAQYFENTGAPFMVEVANRTYADRKGGHFVRDKKSGRLILREMTQVNPDDKDAAEDITKHPYFNTNSIWVRIDALKEMLTQYNGVLPLPIIRNYKTVDPTDPDSTKVIQLETAMGAAIGLFDGAICVQVDRMRFLPVKTTDDLFIMRSDRFHLTDSYEMEDGNYLFPDVTLDPEYYRNIEDFNNRFPYAIPSLAAANSVTINGDWTFGHNVVFYGDAVLEDQGKPSYVPNGEFVGPQGVEPDEWTW from the coding sequence ATGAAAAGTGAGGAAACTCGACTACGAAAGAGGTGCGGCTTGGAAGACGCCTTCGAAGCCTCGGCGCAAAAGATGCGCGAGCACAACATGAGCGATGTCGCCGTCGCGCAATTCAAGAGACTCTATAAGGAATGGCAGCATAACGACGCCAGCAGCTGGATTCGCGAGGACGATGTCGAGCCGTTGCAGGACGTGCCGAGTTTCCATGACGTCTACAAGACCATCGACCACGACCAGGCCGTGCACGCGTTCGCGAAGACAGCGTTCCTGAAGTTGAATGGCGGTCTGGGCACCTCGATGGGCCTCGACAAGGCGAAGTCGTTGCTGCCGGTGCGTCGCCACAAGGCGAAGAAGATGCGTTTCATCGACATTATTCTCGGCCAGGTGACGACCGCGCGCAAACGACTCGACGTCCCGCTGCCGCTGACGCTGATGAACTCGTTCCGCACCTCAAAGGACACGATGAAGGTGCTCAACCACAGCAAGGATTTCCATCAGGAAGACATCCCCATGGAGATCGTGCAGCATCAGGAACCGAAAATCGACCTGGCGACCGGCAAGCCGGTGGAATTCCCCGAAGATCCAGCCTTCGAATGGTGCCCTCCGGGCCACGGCGACCTGTTCTCGACCATCTGGGAGTCCGGCCTCTTGGACATCCTGGAAGAGAAGGGCTTCAAATACCTCTTCATCTCGAATTCCGACAACCTCGGAGCCCGGCCCTCGCGCACATTGGCCCAGTATTTCGAGAACACGGGCGCGCCGTTCATGGTCGAGGTGGCGAACCGCACCTACGCGGACCGCAAGGGCGGCCATTTCGTGCGTGACAAGAAGTCCGGTCGCCTGATCCTGCGGGAGATGACACAGGTCAATCCCGATGACAAGGACGCCGCCGAGGACATCACTAAGCATCCGTATTTCAACACCAACAGCATCTGGGTGCGCATCGACGCTTTGAAGGAAATGCTCACGCAATACAATGGCGTCCTGCCCCTGCCCATCATCCGCAACTACAAGACCGTCGACCCGACCGACCCTGATTCCACCAAGGTGATCCAGCTGGAAACGGCCATGGGCGCGGCGATCGGGCTGTTTGACGGGGCGATCTGCGTGCAGGTCGACCGTATGCGCTTCCTTCCCGTGAAGACCACCGACGACCTCTTCATCATGCGTTCTGACCGGTTCCATCTCACCGACAGCTACGAGATGGAAGACGGCAACTATCTCTTCCCGGACGTCACCCTCGACCCCGAATATTACCGAAACATCGAGGATTTCAACAATCGGTTCCCGTACGCGATACCATCACTGGCGGCAGCCAATTCGGTGACCATCAACGGCGACTGGACCTTCGGACACAACGTCGTCTTCTATGGCGACGCGGTTCTGGAGGACCAAGGGAAGCCCAGCTATGTGCCGAACGGCGAATTCGTCGGCCCGCAAGGCGTCGAACCTGATGAATGGACATGGTAG
- a CDS encoding carbohydrate ABC transporter permease, translating into MKSRHIRTAGDWLALVIMILAALIILFPLIILFINAFKTQADYTQHGPLTLPKALTMSNITSFWKSSNFPVKLTNSIVISVCVAIIGVILSVLNSFALGIGRVKGNRVILVLILLANMAPQEALLYPLYVMFKAIGIYDTQLTVIIIFSIVQSAYGTYLLSSVYGTFPQAILEAGVMDGASKWQILWKIILPVSWPTISVLFVFFFVWTWNEYMIPMSLLISDSTQTVPLALAPLQGQYVVNATQLAGASLLSIIPTIIFYMFFQHQLTSGIVAGSVK; encoded by the coding sequence ATGAAATCACGTCATATACGCACCGCGGGTGACTGGCTTGCCTTGGTCATCATGATTCTTGCGGCACTCATCATCTTGTTCCCGCTCATCATCCTGTTCATCAACGCGTTCAAGACACAAGCCGATTACACCCAGCATGGTCCACTGACCCTGCCGAAGGCGTTGACCATGAGCAATATCACCAGTTTCTGGAAGTCGTCAAACTTCCCTGTGAAGCTTACCAACAGCATTGTCATTTCAGTGTGCGTGGCCATCATCGGTGTGATCCTTTCGGTTCTGAATTCCTTCGCGTTGGGCATCGGTCGGGTGAAGGGCAACCGCGTCATTCTGGTGCTCATCCTCCTGGCGAACATGGCTCCTCAGGAAGCCTTGCTCTATCCGCTCTATGTAATGTTCAAAGCCATCGGCATCTACGACACACAGCTAACGGTCATCATCATTTTCTCGATAGTCCAAAGCGCTTATGGGACATACCTGCTTTCCTCGGTCTACGGGACCTTCCCGCAGGCGATCCTGGAAGCGGGAGTGATGGATGGGGCTTCGAAATGGCAAATCCTCTGGAAGATCATCCTTCCAGTATCCTGGCCGACCATCAGCGTGCTGTTCGTGTTCTTCTTCGTCTGGACATGGAACGAATACATGATACCGATGTCGTTGCTCATTTCGGACAGCACCCAAACAGTTCCGCTGGCACTTGCCCCGTTGCAAGGGCAGTATGTGGTCAACGCCACCCAGCTTGCGGGCGCGTCGCTCCTGAGCATCATCCCGACGATCATCTTCTACATGTTCTTCCAGCATCAACTCACCAGTGGGATCGTCGCTGGATCGGTGAAATAA